The following are encoded together in the Bacteroidia bacterium genome:
- a CDS encoding GNAT family N-acetyltransferase: MNKLIHLETERTFMRQLVKEDSYNFYSLNLDEDVLKFTGDKPFSRIQDAIKFLENYDQYEKYRVGRLAVIDKGSLEFLGWCGLKYSVDRHEYDIGFRFFKKYWNKGYATETSQRCLEYGFDELGIERIVGRARKENLASIQVMEKIGMTYLRAFDFDGHPGVIYHCSRKK; encoded by the coding sequence ATGAATAAGTTGATTCATTTGGAAACTGAAAGAACGTTTATGCGCCAATTGGTAAAGGAAGATTCGTATAATTTTTATTCCTTGAACCTGGATGAAGATGTACTAAAATTTACTGGAGATAAGCCTTTTAGCAGAATTCAGGATGCCATCAAGTTTTTGGAAAATTATGATCAATATGAAAAGTACCGGGTAGGAAGATTGGCAGTTATAGACAAAGGTAGTTTGGAATTTTTGGGTTGGTGTGGATTAAAGTATTCTGTGGACAGGCATGAGTATGATATTGGATTTAGATTTTTTAAAAAATATTGGAATAAAGGTTATGCAACCGAAACATCTCAAAGGTGTTTGGAATATGGATTTGATGAACTTGGAATTGAACGAATTGTAGGTCGTGCCAGGAAGGAGAATTTGGCATCTATTCAGGTCATGGAAAAAATCGGTATGACTTATTTACGAGCTTTTGATTTTGATGGACATCCGGGTGTGATTTATCATTGTAGCAGGAAGAAATAG